The sequence below is a genomic window from Massilia oculi.
CACCGTTCAGCAGCATCGAAATGAAGATGAACAGTGTCGCGCAGATCAGTACCAGTTTCATTTCATCTAGGTCCGCACTGCCACCAGGATCAGTGCCACCACGGCCAGCAGCCCGGACAGGCCGGCGGTCACGCCGAGCCAGGTGATCTTCTGGCGCTGCACGTCCATCTTGGCGATCAGCTGGGCATTCTGGTCGGCCAGGTTGGCGATCAGCTCGGAGGCCGCGCGCATCTGGTTGCGCAAATCGTTCAGCTCCGCATCGTTCTGTTCTGAACGCGCGATCAGGAGGCCGATGATGTCGTCTTCTTGCGCGGCCATCTCGGGACTCAGGCCGGTCGCCGGGTCCACCGACCCCGGTTTGCGATTGACCGTGTCCCACAGGCGGCGCGCGCCGGTCGCCACCTGCGGCGCGGCGCTGATCACCTCGCTCCAAGGGACGGTCTTCAATACGGTCCACCAGCCTGCTGCCATACCTGCTCCTCGTCAATCATATGATCCCGGAGCATACCATTGCCGGACGGTGCGGCCAAACGCCACACGCCTCGCGCGCTGCCGCGTGCTGCCTTCATGCGGCTTGCGCTAGTATCGATCCATGTGTGGACGATTCGACCAGAGCCAGACGGCTCGCAACTACGCCAGCGCGCTCGGCTGGCTCGACGCGGTGTATGACAGCGAAGCCACGCCCGCCTACAACGTGCCGCCCGGCACCTACCGGCCGCTGCTGCACATCCAGGATGGCGAGCGGCGGGTGGACGACGTGTACTGGAGCTACCAGGCGCGCTGGGCCAAGGGCAAGGTGCCGGTGACGATCAATGCGCGCATGGACAAGCTCACCAACCGCTATTGGCGCGGCCTGCTCAAGTCGGGTCGGGCGCTGGTGCCGGCCCAGGGCTGGTACGAGTGGACCGGAGAAAAAGGCCATAAACAACCCTGGCACATCCACCGCCGGGACGGCGCGCCGCTATTCATGCTGGCCCTGGCCAATTTCGGCGGTTTTACCGAACACCGCGCCGAGGCCGGCTTCGTGCTCGTGACCGACGATGCCTCGGGAGGCATGCTCGACATCCACGACCGGCGGCCGGTGGTGCTGGATGCGCTGGATGCCGAGACCTGGCTCGATCCTGCGCTCTCGAGCGAGGAAGCGCTGGCGTTCGCGCGCCGCGCCGCCCTGCCCTCGGACGCGTTCGAGTGGCACGCGGTCAGCACCCTGCTCAACCGGGCCGGGCTCGGCGGTCCAGAGGTCGTGCAACCGGTCGATACCGAATCCGAATAAAAAGGCGCTGTACCCGTTAGATATGGATGAGCATTGAACTGCTGAGCTGACCCGCGGTCCAACCCCGGTCGTCATCGATCGGGAGCGCGCAATGAAAGCGCCGGAGTTTGCGAAGCTGTTCACCGGGTTGCCGCTGCTGAACCAGCCGCAGCGCCAGCAGGTGCTCGCCGTCCTGCATCCGGCAGCCGGGCTCGACCGAGTGATCGCCCTCATCGGCGAGATCCGGTCAAAGAAGCGCTGCTGCCCGGATTGCGGCTGCGAGCGTTGTCACCGCCATGGCCGGGCCAACGACTTGCAACGCTTTCGCTGCTGCGCATGCGGCCGCACCTTCAACGACCTGACCGGCACGCCGCTGGCGCGGCTCAGGCACAAGGACAAGTGGCTCGATTACCTGGACACGGTGCTCGATGCCCGCACGGTGCGTTCTGCGGCCAAGCGAGTAGGCGTGCATCGGAACACGACCTTTCGCTGGCGCCACCGCTTCCTCGAGCGGGTCAAGGACGACCGGCCCGAGCGCCTGGCCGGCATCGTCGAGGCCGACGAGATGCTCCTGCTCGAATCGCAGAAGGGGTCGCGCAAGCTCGATCGCCCTGCGCGCAAACGCGGTGGCAGGGCCGCCCTGCGCGGCATTTCACGTCACCTCGACTGCATCCTGGTGGCGCGCGACCGCAGCGGACAGACCATCGATGCCGTCACCGGCCGCGGCGCCCTTACGGTGACCCAACTGTTCAAGCACCTGCCGCCGAAACTCGATCCCCAGGCGCTGCTGGTCACCGACGCCAACGCCGCCTATCGCGCCTTCGCCCAATCGCATGGCATTGCGCACCAGGCCGTCAATCTCAGTGCCGGTGAACGGGTGCGCAGCGGCGTCGAGGGCGCGATCCATGTTCAACATGTGAACGCTTATCATCGGCGCTTCAAGGAATGGCTGGCGCGCTTCCATGGCGTGGCGTCGCGCTGGCTACCCAACTACCTTGGCTGGCATTGGGCGATTGATGGTGGAAGGGTCCCTTCCGTCGAGCAATTGCTGCGTATCGCGTTCAAGGTCATCAACAGATAACGATGACAGCGCCATAGAAAAAGTGGCCCGGACGCTCGCACGTCCGGGCCATTCGCCTCGCGGCCATGCCGCCATCACCAGCTGTTATCGCTGGTATGCGCCCAGGTCGATGCTGCTGCCACGCGCCTTGCCGTCGATGTCGGTCTTCGGCGCGTAGGTGGCGAGGCCGCGGCCGATCGCTGGCGAGCTGGTCGACAGCTTGTAGTCCGGGGTTGCCGCGGTGCGCGAGTAACCGGCGAACAGCGGTTCCGAGCTGATGGTGCCCGTATGGGTCAGGCCGTTACGCAGCCGGAAGTTGTAGGTCGTGTTCTTGGTGACCAGGTTGTTTTTATACGTGTTGCCCTTGCCGGTGGTCCCTTGCTCCGAGATGCCGTACTTGTTGTCGTAGACGATGTTGTTGTGCACGTGGACGTTGTTGGCGCCTGCCCTCGTGAAGTAGAAGTCGCCACCGCCGACGATGATGCCGAACACCGACGAGCTCACCGTGTTGTTGACGATCTGCAGGTCGGTCGCATCGTGCCACAGGTGGATCGCCGCCGAGCCCACGCGGTAGACGATGTTGTTCTTGATCGTGCCCGAAGTGCTGTGATAGATGCCCTGGACGTAGGTGCAGCCGGCCGGGCCGATATCGTGCACGACGTTGCCGATCACATCGCCCTTGACGCCCTTGTAATAGCTGTCGACGCCGATCGCCGAGCCGCCGGCGCTATTGCACGGGATGGTCGTCGCCATGTGGT
It includes:
- a CDS encoding SOS response-associated peptidase → MCGRFDQSQTARNYASALGWLDAVYDSEATPAYNVPPGTYRPLLHIQDGERRVDDVYWSYQARWAKGKVPVTINARMDKLTNRYWRGLLKSGRALVPAQGWYEWTGEKGHKQPWHIHRRDGAPLFMLALANFGGFTEHRAEAGFVLVTDDASGGMLDIHDRRPVVLDALDAETWLDPALSSEEALAFARRAALPSDAFEWHAVSTLLNRAGLGGPEVVQPVDTESE
- a CDS encoding IS1595 family transposase, which encodes MKAPEFAKLFTGLPLLNQPQRQQVLAVLHPAAGLDRVIALIGEIRSKKRCCPDCGCERCHRHGRANDLQRFRCCACGRTFNDLTGTPLARLRHKDKWLDYLDTVLDARTVRSAAKRVGVHRNTTFRWRHRFLERVKDDRPERLAGIVEADEMLLLESQKGSRKLDRPARKRGGRAALRGISRHLDCILVARDRSGQTIDAVTGRGALTVTQLFKHLPPKLDPQALLVTDANAAYRAFAQSHGIAHQAVNLSAGERVRSGVEGAIHVQHVNAYHRRFKEWLARFHGVASRWLPNYLGWHWAIDGGRVPSVEQLLRIAFKVINR